A portion of the Acidobacteriaceae bacterium genome contains these proteins:
- the katG gene encoding catalase/peroxidase HPI → MSTEAKCPFNHGSTPVTTNREWWPNHLNLNLLHQHSSLSDPMGGGFDYAEEFKTLDYDALKKDLTALMTDSQDWWPADFGHYGPLFIRMAWHSAGTYRTFDGRGGGGRGQQRFAPLNSWPDNVSLDKARRLLWPIKQKYGKKISWADLLILTGNVALESMGFKTFGFAGGRADVWEPDLDVNWGHETTWMGTDKRYSGDRELAKPLGATTMGLIYVNPEGPEGVPDPVAAARDIRETFGRMAMNDEETVALIAGGHTFGKTHGAGETHHVGKEPEGSDIEHQGLGWSNAYNTGIAGDAITSGLEVTWTTKPTQWTNEFFEHLFKYEWELTKSPAGAHQWKPKGNAGEGTVPDAHNSSKRGTPAMLTTDLSLRFDPAYEKISRHFYEDPAAFADAFARAWFKLTHRDMGPRALYLGPEVPAEELVWQDPIPALDHVVVDDQDVALLKQKVLASGLNTSELTSTAWASAASFRGSDKRGGVNGARIRLAPQKDWAVNQPEQLAKVLAKLEAIQAEFNASQTGGKKVSLADLIVLAGNAALEQAASSAGVNVTVPFTPGRMDASQEQTDVESFSVLEPAADGFRSYFTGKASGTAEVELLDKAQLLKLTAPEMTVLLAGMRVLGTNYNGTAYGVFTAKPGALTNDFFINLLDMGTVWKATTEAKDIFEGRDRKTGAVKWTATRADLVFGSNAQLRALAEVYASSDAHAKFVEDFVGVWTKVMNLDHFGAAKTA, encoded by the coding sequence ATGTCAACCGAAGCGAAGTGCCCGTTCAATCATGGCAGCACCCCGGTCACAACCAACCGTGAGTGGTGGCCGAACCATCTGAACCTGAACCTCCTGCACCAGCACTCGTCGCTGTCCGATCCCATGGGTGGCGGCTTTGACTACGCCGAAGAGTTCAAGACTCTCGACTACGACGCCCTGAAGAAGGACCTGACGGCGCTCATGACCGACTCGCAGGATTGGTGGCCCGCTGACTTTGGTCATTACGGCCCGCTTTTTATCCGCATGGCGTGGCACAGTGCCGGTACGTACCGCACCTTTGACGGCCGCGGTGGCGGCGGTCGTGGGCAGCAGCGTTTTGCTCCGCTCAATAGCTGGCCGGACAACGTCAGCCTGGATAAGGCCCGTCGTCTGCTTTGGCCGATCAAGCAGAAGTACGGCAAGAAGATCTCCTGGGCCGATTTGCTGATTCTTACTGGCAACGTTGCCCTTGAGTCGATGGGCTTCAAGACGTTCGGCTTCGCTGGCGGACGTGCCGATGTGTGGGAGCCGGACCTCGATGTGAACTGGGGCCACGAAACGACCTGGATGGGAACGGACAAGCGTTACTCGGGCGATCGTGAACTTGCCAAGCCGCTTGGCGCCACGACGATGGGGCTGATCTACGTCAATCCTGAAGGCCCGGAAGGCGTGCCCGATCCTGTCGCCGCAGCTCGCGACATCCGCGAGACGTTTGGCCGCATGGCGATGAATGATGAAGAGACCGTGGCGCTTATCGCGGGTGGACACACCTTCGGCAAGACGCACGGCGCTGGCGAAACGCATCATGTGGGCAAGGAGCCGGAAGGTTCCGACATCGAGCACCAGGGACTTGGCTGGTCGAACGCGTACAACACCGGCATTGCCGGCGATGCGATTACCAGCGGCCTCGAAGTGACCTGGACGACGAAGCCGACGCAGTGGACGAACGAGTTCTTCGAGCATCTCTTCAAGTACGAGTGGGAGCTGACGAAGAGCCCCGCAGGTGCGCACCAGTGGAAGCCCAAGGGGAATGCCGGGGAAGGCACCGTGCCGGATGCGCATAACTCTTCCAAGCGTGGAACTCCGGCGATGCTGACCACCGATCTCTCGCTGCGTTTTGACCCTGCGTACGAGAAGATCTCGCGCCACTTCTACGAGGACCCTGCGGCCTTCGCCGATGCGTTTGCGCGTGCCTGGTTCAAGCTGACGCACCGCGATATGGGGCCTCGCGCTCTGTACCTCGGACCGGAAGTTCCGGCGGAAGAGCTCGTCTGGCAGGACCCGATCCCTGCGCTTGATCACGTTGTGGTCGACGATCAGGATGTCGCGTTGTTGAAGCAGAAGGTGCTTGCTTCCGGGCTGAACACGTCGGAGTTGACCTCCACGGCGTGGGCTTCGGCTGCTTCGTTCCGCGGATCGGACAAGCGCGGTGGCGTGAACGGTGCGCGTATCCGCCTTGCTCCGCAGAAGGATTGGGCGGTGAACCAGCCGGAGCAGCTTGCGAAGGTGCTGGCGAAGCTTGAAGCGATTCAGGCTGAGTTCAATGCGTCGCAGACCGGTGGCAAGAAGGTCTCACTGGCTGATCTGATCGTTCTTGCGGGCAACGCAGCTCTGGAGCAGGCCGCAAGCAGCGCAGGCGTCAACGTTACGGTTCCGTTCACTCCGGGCCGCATGGACGCTTCGCAGGAGCAGACGGATGTTGAGTCGTTCTCGGTGTTGGAACCGGCTGCCGATGGCTTCCGTTCCTACTTCACGGGCAAGGCCAGCGGTACGGCCGAGGTGGAGTTGCTGGACAAGGCCCAGTTGCTCAAGCTGACGGCTCCAGAGATGACGGTTCTGCTGGCGGGCATGCGCGTGTTGGGCACGAACTACAACGGCACGGCCTACGGCGTCTTTACGGCGAAGCCCGGAGCTCTGACGAACGATTTCTTCATCAACCTGCTGGATATGGGGACGGTGTGGAAGGCGACGACAGAGGCGAAGGACATCTTCGAAGGCCGCGATCGCAAGACCGGCGCCGTGAAGTGGACAGCGACTCGTGCTGACCTTGTCTTCGGTTCGAACGCGCAGCTTCGTGCTCTGGCCGAGGTTTATGCCAGCTCCGACGCGCACGCGAAGTTCGTAGAAGACTTCGTGGGTGTCTGGACGAAGGTGATGAACCTTGATCACTTCGGCGCTGCAAAGACAGCCTAG
- a CDS encoding acetate/propionate family kinase, which translates to MSAAKSILVLNSGSSSLKFGLFRPGSSDEVPELEGSAEGIGRSDGSLRVRDAEGKILLEKQHLLESQEDALRTVSSVLKDHGSEICAVGHRVVHGGPHLVEHQRITSSVIETLEQSVHFAPLHIPQSLKLLKQAQKIFSSVPHFACFDTAFHRTLPELSARFPLPNQYFEQGVRRYGFHGLSYESLVHRLGSKLPARAVFAHLGNGSSLAAVHSGCSIDTTMGLTPAGGVLMGSRSGDLDPGLMIYLARTEKKNPDQLEEFINHNCGLAGLCDGESDMQALLERDAAGDSTASLAVNAFCTTIRKTVGAYAALMGGIDLLVFTGGIGLHSEAIRHKVCDGLTFLGLKGETDPASNVLALKTEEELQIARHVRRLLSPEEAPVL; encoded by the coding sequence ATGTCCGCTGCAAAGAGCATCCTCGTACTCAACAGTGGCTCCTCGTCGCTCAAGTTTGGACTCTTCCGTCCAGGTTCGAGCGACGAAGTGCCCGAACTGGAAGGCAGCGCAGAGGGCATCGGTCGCTCAGATGGTTCTCTTCGCGTTCGCGACGCAGAGGGCAAAATCCTGCTGGAGAAGCAGCACCTTCTCGAATCGCAGGAGGACGCTCTCCGCACGGTCTCCTCTGTCCTCAAAGATCATGGCTCGGAGATCTGCGCCGTCGGGCATCGAGTCGTCCATGGCGGCCCTCATCTCGTCGAGCATCAGCGCATCACGTCCTCCGTCATCGAAACCCTGGAGCAATCCGTTCACTTTGCTCCTCTGCATATCCCGCAGTCGCTCAAGCTGTTGAAGCAGGCGCAGAAGATCTTCTCCTCTGTCCCGCACTTCGCCTGCTTTGACACCGCCTTCCACCGCACCTTGCCGGAGCTCTCCGCACGCTTCCCGTTGCCCAATCAGTACTTCGAGCAAGGCGTTCGCCGCTACGGCTTTCATGGTTTGTCCTACGAGTCACTGGTCCATCGGCTTGGAAGCAAGCTGCCTGCCCGCGCTGTCTTCGCTCATCTCGGCAACGGCTCCAGTCTCGCTGCGGTTCACAGCGGTTGCTCGATCGACACCACGATGGGGCTGACTCCTGCTGGCGGTGTTTTGATGGGAAGCCGTAGCGGCGACCTTGATCCCGGCCTGATGATCTATCTGGCTCGCACGGAGAAGAAAAACCCCGATCAACTCGAAGAGTTCATCAACCACAACTGCGGCCTCGCCGGGCTTTGCGATGGCGAAAGCGATATGCAGGCGCTCCTCGAGCGGGACGCAGCCGGTGACTCCACCGCAAGCCTCGCGGTGAACGCCTTCTGCACTACGATCAGGAAAACCGTCGGGGCCTACGCCGCCCTCATGGGAGGCATCGACCTGCTCGTCTTTACGGGCGGCATTGGCCTTCACAGTGAAGCCATCCGCCACAAAGTTTGCGACGGTCTAACCTTCCTCGGACTGAAAGGGGAGACAGACCCGGCGAGCAACGTGCTCGCCTTGAAAACGGAGGAGGAGTTGCAGATCGCTCGCCACGTCCGCCGCCTTCTGTCGCCGGAAGAAGCACCCGTCCTCTGA
- a CDS encoding LysR family transcriptional regulator substrate-binding protein, which yields MEEARTSVADSTADLRGSVAVGVIPTVAPYFIPAYTASFAKKYPEARLRIVEETTPVLVDFLRNLSIDLAVLALPLRHKDLEVFPLRSEPLFAVLPQDHPKAGAKSLSINELRGESFVMLRDGHCFRESSLAACSRARITPRIAFESDQFSSVLGMVSAGVGVSLIPEMALATDAKCSYVRLSDARATRTIVAAVLRGRSLNRIQKAFLKRLQTQKVTAEI from the coding sequence ATGGAAGAAGCGCGGACCTCCGTTGCGGACAGCACCGCCGACCTTCGCGGCAGTGTGGCGGTGGGGGTAATTCCGACCGTCGCGCCATACTTTATTCCGGCGTATACGGCGTCGTTTGCGAAGAAGTATCCTGAGGCCCGATTGCGGATTGTGGAGGAAACTACGCCGGTTTTGGTAGATTTCTTGCGGAATTTGTCGATTGATCTTGCGGTTCTTGCGCTTCCGCTGCGGCATAAGGACCTGGAGGTCTTTCCGCTGAGGAGTGAGCCGCTCTTTGCGGTTCTGCCACAGGACCACCCCAAGGCTGGAGCGAAGTCTTTATCAATCAATGAGTTGCGAGGGGAGTCTTTTGTGATGTTGCGGGATGGACACTGCTTTCGCGAGAGCAGTCTGGCGGCTTGCAGCCGCGCGAGAATCACTCCGCGGATCGCTTTTGAAAGCGATCAATTCAGTAGCGTACTGGGTATGGTTTCGGCTGGAGTGGGGGTTTCGCTCATTCCGGAAATGGCGTTGGCAACCGACGCAAAGTGTTCTTATGTAAGGCTTAGTGATGCGCGAGCCACCCGCACCATCGTCGCTGCGGTGCTGCGCGGAAGAAGCCTGAATCGCATCCAAAAAGCGTTTTTGAAACGATTGCAGACACAAAAGGTTACGGCCGAAATTTAG